A window of Quercus robur chromosome 12, dhQueRobu3.1, whole genome shotgun sequence genomic DNA:
ttagtattatcCTCATGCTTTGACCTTTTGTAATTCAGAATCAAGGGCAATTACTAGATACATTGCTTGTGAGTATGCTGACAAGGGAACCCAGCTGATATACCAAGACTCTAAGAAGATGGCAATTGCGTCTGTTTGGATGGAAGTGGAGGGCCAACAGTATGAACAGATAGCTGCAAACTAGCCTGGGAGCTGGTATATAAGCCATTACTGCTTGGCATGAGTGCAGACAAAGCACTTGTGGAGGAAAATGAACCTAAGCTAGCTAAGGTCCTTGATATCTACGAGAGTCGACTAGCTCAGTCAAAATACTTGGGAGGTGATTGCTTCACCCTGGCGGATTTGTACCATTTGCCCACTTTGCATTACTTGTTTGGGACACAAGTTAAAGCTGTTTGATTCACGCCCCCATGTGAGTGCTTGGATATAGCAGACATTACAGCAAGGCCAGCTTGGTTGAAGGCCCTTGCCTTGCAAAGCCAACAGTAAGGAATGGACTGCTATTGACCCTGGCGACTACTCTTTGCTATCGACCATATGTATGTGTGCTTTTACTCCatgtattttgattttaaatttcagAGTCTGCagccttcaaaaaaaaaaaatttcagagtCTGCCATTTTCAATGTGGAGCCTTGTATGTTTCTAGAGTTTGATTTCACAAGTGTTAGGACCCTTACTAAGGTGCATTGAGGCTTTGTGACTAGACAGTGCAGAGTGCAGGGCAGTGTGTTGGGATGTGCTGTTGTGACAGAGTGGCAAGGGAGGCTTGTAACCAGTAGCATTAAAGTGTTGTACTGTTGTACTATCGTTGTATTGCATTAAGTGTTGTACTTAGTTAGTTGAGCTTAGTTAGTTAAGCTGTGCTGTGTTGTACTTAGTTAGTTGAGCTTAGCTAGTTAAGCTGTGAAGAGTTGTACCTAGTTAGTTAGAATAGGATATAAGCTACAATTCAGATTGTAAGGGCATCCGCAGCCGGTTTTTATATctcatcctattttaccatctcaaaaagcaactttatcaattataccataccatttacAATATACCCAGCATTccaaaactctattattttaccattttattaaaatattattttttaatctttttttattatttctctttttctcctccttttcctctctttcaccctcaacctctagcaccggCCTCAACCTCTAGCAAACCCATACCCAGCAAAATCACAAGAAgcaaatcacaacaaaaattcacCCAAATCAAACAAGCACCAGAACTAAACAAtctcaacctctagcaccggCCACAACTAAACAAACGATCACCACCACGCCACCACTACCCTCTGCCCAAACAAACCCCGTAAACACCGAAACCCACCATCAAACCCATCGGAAAAAATCACAACCACCGAACCTAAATCCAACCACCCAACGCCAACCCGAACACCACCCAAACGCCACCCAAACGCCACCCAAATCCGACCCAAACGCCGGAAACcagaaccaaaaacccaaaataaaaaaaacaaaacaaaactcaccAAGTACCTACTACAAACCCAGCAAATCCATAACAACTCAACCAACCAAATGCCGTCCACCAACCCAAAAACCGGCCACCATGTTAACACCACCAAATCCACCAAACGCCGGTCTCTATGCCGATCTCCACATCGGTCTCCACGCCGATCTCCACCGCGTTGACCTCCAGCCACCAGGGCAGCCGCGCCACCAGCCTCGCCACCACGCCGATCTAGAAATCCGATCCGGCGTGAGCTCCGATCTGGGTTGGGGATTCGGCGTGAcctccgagagagagagagaggggatgagaaatagagaaaacgaagagagagaaaagaaagagaaaaaatgagaggagagagaggaattGCCGGGTAAAaagagtattaaaaaattatttttttttataccattcagctacagtaccatcttacatttgagatggtactgtagctaaatctcaaaaaaaaaaaaggcttttcgCATATGGCCTCTCAGTTGCTGAGCCTTTCTTGGGCTTGTATGCCAAATGTATCTTACATTTGGCATATGAAAAGCCCACTGCGGATGCTCTAAGAAGTGCATTGAAGAATAATACATTGAATAGCTAATTCTTGAATTGCTATAGGAGGAAGATTCCCTTGAAGAATCAATCAATGGAGGCCTAGTTCCCTCGAAGAACTACTAAACTGAGAATCAATAGATTGGATTCTTAACAACAAGTTGTTGTTGTGCCTTCAATCTTCAAGTTGAAAGCATCAAGTTTATGCACTATTTAAAACTCCTATGCCAGTGCAATGAGACTTGTTGCACTAGTAATCCATATGCATGCTCCTCAGGTTCATTTCAAGATTTATACCTACTCCATGTGATCCACTTCCCAGCCAATAAGGCAATCACAATAATACAAAGTACAAATTTTGTTAACGgatgtattttttattataaagaaacTCAATGTTATCGTCTTTATCATCCtttcaatacaaataaaaagaataaataaacaaaaaaacatataaataaaagttaaataatatataaattcttAAGTTTATTTCAAGCCTTGACATTATGAAGAAAGAACCTGTGagtaaaaaacaataaaaaagaaaggaaataaagaaaagagcATTGGAGCAATAAGTGTAAGTTTGAACATTACTTTAAACAAGGTCAGAAAGcaaccaatatatatatcaaccgTGTGACCCATGGGTTAACTCAACCCACCATTTCAATGGGTTAGGTAGGCATCGACTCGTTTTCCACTAGTTAAAAAACTCCTaacaatatttatattttttccttcaaattcaaACAGGTTATTATGTTTAAATccaattttataagtttttaactaCAAAAAAGTTAAAGGCAAAAACGCTTATTTGGTCCTCATATTTTAGGCCTTGTTTCATTTTGGTCCTAATGTATTGAAAACATTCAATTTAGTCCTtgaattttcaacaaattttcattttgatcctTGTGGATATCAACCACAAAAACAACTTGGTTGAAGGTCCTTGccttgccaaaaaaataaagggtaaaTATCTCATAAGTCCTCCATGGGATGGACACAACAAATAGCCCCTTCTACTCTAGCGGGTCATTTATGGAGTGTGTGTGCTTTGACTTTATGTATATTAAATAGTGAAATGTTAACagatgccctaagggcattggtttaaaaaatatttttagaaacattttatgggaaaagtaaaaaaaacaactaatttttgacaattttttatattcccCATTAAAGTGATATcgaaacttttctaaaattttgaattaacaAATATCATAAGGGCAACCGTTAACTGGATTCAAATTGAATTTAATGTTAACAATATGCCATTTTCAATGCATAGACTTGTATGTTTTAAGTTGCTTTCACTCACTAATTTAAAATAGTGCATAAACTTGATACCTCAAACTGGAAGATTGGAGAAAAAACAACTGTAACAGCTTATGAAAGCAACTTAAAAACATACAAAGCAAGTCTTTCATTCCAATGCAATGGGACTTGTAACACTTGTTGCACTAATAAACCATATATGTGCTCATTAGGTTCGTGTCCCACTTTTAAACAAagtttatctctctctctctctctctctcaataattCAACATCAAAtaatttatgttcttaatattaTCATTAACATAACATGTCATAAGTGAATAACATGTACCAAAAAAAACACATTcttaatgggaaaaaaatgtaagtaaagtaaaagaaaaacatatttttaataaaagtaatgaaaaaaaaagggtttagaaaaaaataataataatgattttcTTACATAACAGCCAAATAACCACATGGAATTTTTAACATAACCCTTGGTTTATACCTACCCCATATGATCCAAATCCCAACCAATGAATAATATGATACAAACTTTGTCAACAGAGAAAACAAAGTCTGGTTAATAACACGATTTTAATAACTGAATATAGCACCATTTTCAAAGCAAGAGAATCTCGATGAATTGGTAATAAGTGTCTAAGTTTATCTACAAGATTAATGAAATTATCAAGTTGTAGACAAGAAAAGGTTAAATCAgtcttttcgtttttttttttttttggatagtaggacaaatatatttttgctaGGAATAATGCTGTACACCTGAGAAAATGCTACGAATATGCTCTATTTCTCGCTATTGATCCTTTTTTATATTAGTTTATTCAAGAAAGGAACGAATGTTACTGAATGGATGGAGCACCCCAAAAGACTAAAAGATAAACGAGTCAACAGCAGTGTGGACCACTAACcgatcaaaacccaaccaatctTTCACCTTCGCATTATATTCTCGGTTCTCTAATGAAATGGACAAAAAGATTAAAGTCATTGCCTATTTGGCTGTATTACACTGCTTCTGCCTACAAAGTCGTCCTTTTCTAACATTATCTTCTGCACTAGGCTGAAGAAAACGTGTCCATTATGCCCTGTGGCTGTGAGGACTCGACTAGATTTGGATCCTAGTGTCCATGtaattcaaagtaaaatatatagTCGACACCGTAACTACCGGTTAAGAAATTGCtttatatatcaatttttttactttatcgCAAAATTTTGAACGGCTTTATAGGGTAGGGAGCCAATCGAGCTAACTTATTTTCAGCCTTTCTGATCAATTCATGCTAATCTTTGccaattcatttaaaatttaactgcttaaataatttaattgtgATTAAACTAAACTAAAGTTAATATGAATAGGCAAAATTTAGACTTTATATTTAGTCTTTAACTGGACACTCAAGTCTCTCACATTGGGGTTGTGACTGACTTTAAGAGCTTATGTAACATCCTAGAAGAAGCCACGGAGAGCCTGATTCAGACACCTTTGACCATTCATACTAATAAAGTTGtacctttctctttttctatccaAATAAAATAGACGGGAGGGGGCAGGTTAAATCATTGTGTATGTAATAAGCTGTCACGAAATTTCTGTTTCCCCGACTTTGTCCAGGATTAGATTGCAAATTCACAGTTTGATAGACTTTTCAAATGGAGCATTCTAGAAAAGCTATTTGTAACCCACCCAACTTGGAAAATATAGTATAAAGTATAACCACTTCCCTCATTGCCATAAGCCATCTACTCCTTTCTCTATCTCCTCTTTGTTTCTCATCATTCAAATTCAGCAGTCATGGCAGCCATCAAAGCCCATGGAAACCTTATCTCAACACCTACAAACCGAGTTCTAGTTACCCTTTATGAGAAAGAGCTTGAATTTGAGTTTGTTTCTGTAGATATGAGTACTGGTGAACATAAAAAAGATCATTTCCTGTCCCTCAATGTAAGGAAACTAAACATTCATGTATCTCAACTACTTAGGATTATGTATAGTATTGCCTTTCCAATCTTTGTATTTCCTaacataattattataatattttttaatctaacaTATACTTGTTTATGCAGCCATTTGGTCAAATTCCAGCTTTAGAACATGGAGATCTGAAGCTCTTTGGTAAAGTTTACATGAAATAGgcaaacattaattttttactaaaatattatatatatattccaaccATCAAACATACTCTTAATGGATGCATATAATTAGTATGATCCTCATGCTTCGGCCTTTTGTAATGCAGAATCAAGGGCAATTACCAAATTCGTTGCCTGCGAGTATGCTAACAAGGGAACCCAACTGATACACCAAGACTCCAAGAAGATGGCAATCACATTGGTTTGGATGGAGGTGGAGGCCCAACAGTATGACCCAGTAGCTTCAAAGCTAGTCGGGGAGCTGGGAATAAAGCCATTGCTTGGCATGGTTACAGACAAAGCAGTTGTGGAGGAAAATGAAGCTAAGCTGGCTAAGGTTCTTGATGTCTATGAGAAACGACTGGCTCATTCAAAATACTTGGGAGGTGACTGCTTCACCTTGGCAGATTTACATCACCTTCCAACTCTTCAATACTTGTTGGGCACACAATCTCAAAAGCTCTTTGATTCACGCCCCCATGTCAGTGCATGGGTAGCTGATATCACAGCAAGGCCAGCTTGGTTGAAGGTCCAAGCCATGCGAAAGAAGCACTAAGGAGTTAGCTGCAGCCTGC
This region includes:
- the LOC126710449 gene encoding glutathione S-transferase-like, giving the protein MAAIKAHGNLISTPTNRVLVTLYEKELEFEFVSVDMSTGEHKKDHFLSLNPFGQIPALEHGDLKLFESRAITKFVACEYANKGTQLIHQDSKKMAITLVWMEVEAQQYDPVASKLVGELGIKPLLGMVTDKAVVEENEAKLAKVLDVYEKRLAHSKYLGGDCFTLADLHHLPTLQYLLGTQSQKLFDSRPHVSAWVADITARPAWLKVQAMRKKH